The Anguilla anguilla isolate fAngAng1 chromosome 2, fAngAng1.pri, whole genome shotgun sequence genome contains the following window.
AGTCACTGAAACCTGGTCACTCAAAGTCTGGACTTCATTGTATGGGATAAGTACATCAATAAACACAGGACATTCCATTAAATGCACAagccaacagaaaacaaaacaaattgaagCACTCTATGCATATTGTAAGTTGTCTAAGCAAATTCCCAACTCTGAATTTCCCACGTTTTGAATCAAGCAATATCATGGTTTCAAATCTTCACACATACTGGCTCTCCCCAGTTCCTCCTGAGGTCAGGGTGGTCCCACTGGTACCAAGGATCTCTCTCTTGTTGGGATCTCGCAGGCAACTTCGGGTAATCCCCAAAACtatagaaaaatatgaataaaatttgaTTATGAGTAGACAGGCAACCTGTGAAATAGACTACAAAACTGtagtttgtaataaataaataaattttggaGTAGTGTGGGTGTTAGCGAAAGGATGtcttaaaatctgattggcGGGActagaagaaaaaacagaattttttgcAAATCGTGCCTttctttcacaaataaatgcaaatgacagGCAATGCACAAATGCGAACCAgccacatttatttgtggatcaccAACATTTATTCTGggatcagttacatttatttgtggatcagctacaTTAATTTGTGGAtctgttgcttttgtttgtgaatcagctacatttatttatttttgagacaaaaaTACCCCCATATCTAACAATCACCCTACTAACCAACTATCAGCAGTAGACCAACACAGCTAGCTCCTGGAAAGAGGATTAATATTTTACCCCATGCCCTCATCTGGATATGGCTCGTAATCCTCAACTGTCATATTGTACTTCTTAGCGGCTGCAGCCCTCTCTTCAGGGGTCTTGGGGTATGGGCCAGGCAGCGTGTCTTTTGAGATTCCAGAGGCTACAatgatattaaaacaaaatattacaccCTAGACCGGTATCATCATTAGCCTGCTTGCCAGCTATCATATCAAGAAACCTACGAGGTAGTCTAAGGCAAGAATGAAACCACCTGCCTAGCTAACGGAGGAAAACAGGTTATTTGTTTGATAAATAACAGTAGCAAGCTATCTGACGTCAATGAACAGCAGAGCCtcagttttctttaaaatgcacAATTCCCTGCTATCGAGCCCGCTAGCATCTTGCTACTTGGTAGCTGTTTTCTTGTAGTAACATTTGCCAGCTTTATAACTGTAGGTAACGCTATGTAATAAAGAATAACAACCAACGCAGCTGAGCCACCAAactagctagcattagctagtAGTACACACCAAGGTTAAACCTTCCTGGTCGTTAGCGCAAACCGACTTTTTACTCAGCGAAGAATTATCATGAAACAACGAAACCAACTAATTTGTGAAGTAACATAAAGAAGTTGACAGACCTGCCCTTGCCCCAGCTAAAAGAGCTGTAATACTTTGCCGGTTCCCCTTGGTAAGGGCCCGGGCCCACCGGCGGACACCGAGCGAAGCCATATTGAAACAACAGTTCTGAACTAGCCTGAAGGACGCATGCGCAAAAACAGAGACTACGGAAAGCAAGGCAGATGAGACTAGTTGAATCTTGAATGGCtgattgttaataataataataataataataataataatacaaaaatacacacacgcacgcacacacatacaacacccctgataatgtttgggacaaagacatattttttattttttaccctgtacaatttttgatttataatcaaacaattcacatgtggtaaAAAGTGAAGATTCAcagcttttaaaattaaatcaaatggcAGGACTTTTTATgaatagccccccatttcagggcaccataatgtttgtcGAATTACGAAAGTAAAATTGTCAATATTTTGTTCTTGGTAACACTGTGAGAGTGGTGTAAGACCCAAGTCGGTTATACAAAATATGTAGACCTTATTTAGCCTTTAAGCCGTACAGGCCTCTGTAAGAGGAACAACATCCCAGACATGCCCACTGTCAGCCTCTCCCAGCATCTGGCTGTGGGACTGTCAGAGGGATCCAGCCATGACTGCCTCTTCTTCCACACCACCGACTCCTGACTTCTCCTGCAAGTAGGAGGGAAAATGGTGCCAACCAACTGCTTAATATTACAGAGTTCACACTGAGAGGCTGTGTTTCGTCCTGTTCCCTGTGGCTGCCCATGTGATTATTTCCgttctgtctctccttctctcccttgctctctctctctctctctctctctctctttctgtctcagaTGTGACCTGAGAAGGGCTTTGTTGCAGCTCTTGTGCATTGTAGTTCTACATCCACAAATGCAATTCAGGGTCTTTTAAAGACACTTCATAGCTCTGCGGCTAAATCCTGTATAGATCCATTATCAGTTCTCTATCAGAACAGGCAAATTATACAGTAGTTTTCAGGGTAGTAACCATTTACATCTCTTAATTACTGCTGCTGTTTAAAACAAGTAAGAAAGCAGAAAGAAATGTACCAAGTGGTTATATGAGCATTTCTGCTAGTGATATATCTGACTACATTTATGATGCATTGTAGTAGCATATGCTCTTACAGGCTGAACTATTAAATAAATCAGTTCTATTTATCAAAtaagcatttgtgtgtgaatgcataaatGATGTATAAACatcaacatttaattttttaatatttaacatttttgcacataataattaataaattatataaataattataaataatttaatatttttttgtaactgtTCATGCTTTTTGAAATACAATTAATCCTACTTTCTTTGTTTCTATTCTGTCCTTAAAGCCCTTCAGTAGAATGAGTCTGGTAAGGGAAGAGATATTATGATCTGTCAAAAAGtaacttacatttaaatttggaCTCCTAAGAGACCTTTGAAAAATGTACCACATATGAAAAAAGGAGGCACGGAAATGTTCAATCCATGATCATTCAACAAATATGCCTGAGTATAATTTCATACTCATAGACCTTTCTGGTTTCACTGGATGTTTCTACTGTAGAACACAAGAAGTCAAAGGTGTTTACAAGGCTGATGTCAAAATAGTGACTATTcacacaggtttttaaaaactttattttatcaCAATCTCTATGTGCCTTTACATGCTAAAATGATTGAGACCACAGTCCAAAATGAttagatgaatgaatgaagttagttggagtaaaaaaacacagcacattttGTAATAAATCACATGGATGATACAGTATTTTTTCCTGTTAAGAAAGGGTTTACTCAGATCTGTCAATCAGTCATCCAAAATGGATGCCCAAAGAACAGCAGGAAGAGCATGTGAAGGTGACCCATCACTGTGAGAGGCTGGCGGGACAAGTGCTCCGAGTGAATGCACTGAAACTCTGAGCGCTCTTCCCCATCCCATCTGATCCAGCTCAGGTGCACATCTGCATTTGCTGAGGGATCGTCACACTGCCTCTCCCGGGTGAAGACGGTGACCTTCGGAACATTCTTCAGTGAGGGCGGGACCCTACAGAAGCTCTGCTATATCTTTCTCCACCTCCGTGATTGGGGTGTGCAGCTCATATCTACAAGAAACAGAAGATCCGCAGCGTCAGTTAAGCATTATTTCAAGGGGCGAACAAAatgttaattcatttatttatttgtccagTTTTATGTATCTTACCTCCTGAACGGTATGCCGTCAGGATGGATGAGGAATTTCTCAAAGTTCCAGCGTATGTCGTTGACGTTTATTGGCGACCAATAGAATTTCTTTATGTCTCCAATCAGTGGGTTGACGTAAGGTAGTGACTCCTGCAGGGAAAGAATGCAAATGGCCGTggtataaaatgaatgcaaaagtAATACCCTATGTGAGTTCACCTTGAACGTAACAACTAATAACCAATTACTGTCAGCACTGAGATTTACTGTTGCTCATAACAGTAAAACTGACTGCTGAGGATAATTAGCAGCAGATCATATATGTGCACATTGAACTAAATTCATTACCATTGGATACCAAAGACATGACAAGTGACAAGTAAAAAAGATGGTTTATGTATCCCATTAATAATTCCTGGAATTAAAGGAAAGGACATATTTTTACCCCGAACTGTAGGTGGTATGGTCCAAGACACACACTATGTGTAGGACATGTAACATGGAGTGGAACAGTGAAATTACAATGGAATAAATACCTTGAGATATGTAAAGAGAGGGTCTTCATTCTGTCCGTTGACTTCAAGCTTACCAAATATGGGGAAATTTGGGATGAATCCTCCACCTGGCCTTACACACCTCAGAACATTGAGGGTTTCATGATTTCCCTCTGGGGAAAAGGAGgcaatatacaaataatattattgcaatatataaaatatgctaTGCAGCCATGTAAAATTGATATTTAGGGTCAGAAATACAGACTGATAAGTgaagatatttttaaacatatatatttagactgcctttttgtttgtcattttttgttgagaaaataGGTTCACTGTTTACTATCATTGTTACCCTTGGTCACCATAACAGAACCAAAGCAGATATTagtgacaaaatgtaatttgattaATATCACAGAAAATTATACTGAACATAGACAAATCATGGCTACAACAACAAGACATACTGGAATctatcaaaataatatatttttttgtggtttccttatTTTAATCGGCTAATATTTTCAGTCCAAAAATTAAGACTGATTTATCTGTTCCACTGAGTTTAATACTTTTAACTCatctgaaaattacattttctgattTCTGGACTGCTGACtgcattcagatttttttgaaaaccaGAAACTATATCTAATAAATCTGGAGGTGAATGCCAGAATGTCTATGTATTTAATTCTTACCCTAAAGCCAAATTAGAAACTCATAGATGAATAAAGTCAATCTTACAGTTTATGCCACTTGTACTGCTATCCCAACTGTTAGATCATCTGTTATAACTaagaattaaacatttaataatcATCCCGCACACTAgtgcaaatataaaaagcaatatGTTACTAAGTGACATGTTAGTATATTGCCTATTTTCATAAATCACAGTTCAATGAAGTTACTCTTCTTTTACAGATACATAAAAATTGAATGATAGAAATATCAACTGCCAGGTAGCCAAACAGACTGTTACAGTGAAAATGTCTTCACCATCAGCGGGCACTCACCAGGTGCCTGGAGACCAAACTGATTGCAGGGGAATCCAAGCACAGTGAAGTTGAGATCACCATACATGTCCATGAGTGCATTCAATCGGTGATACTAGACAATGTGCCAAAAAAGCAGGACAGATTTCAGTTAAGTGTggagatacaaatacaaacatacaaataatgTAACTTTAGAAAGAGTAACTTGACATAGCAATTATACCAATCCATTTagccatgagaaaaaaaaacacaaaaaaaacattagtgaCAATGGAATATGGTTATACAACTAAAAAGGCAGTAGCGTGTTCACTGACACAAGCTACATTTAGATCTAACAGAAATCACTACTCTCAAACAGCACAGAATGATTACCTCTTCTATTGTAGATCCTCAGAAGGTGGCCAGATTGACAATGAGCAGCGCCTTGCCTCTGAATTTACTGAGGGAAACAGGCTGGCCTTCAAGGGTCTCAACAGTGAAATCATAGATGGATGTGCCCGCCATTATAGGACACTGGGAGTGGGGTCCAGCACATGCAGATAGAGCCATTTTAGTCAGTAGAACATGTCTAGTCACTACCCTGTCACCCCTCTTCATTCAGATATCCATAGCTCTTCGGTCAGCAAATGTTCAGCATGATTTACTCCTTTGTGTCTCTGCTTGGAACTGAATGGCCATTTGTTCAAGCATTAGCATGGGTATGCAAATCTGACAGGTCTCGTGTTTTCACTTCTTTTCAATGAACaggtaatatatttaatattaatgttttaaaatatttcttcccCAGATGAAGACTTGCTGTTCAACAATTAAGTTGTTACTGCAGcagaaaacattaatatttagaAAGATTGCAATACCTAACGTTACATGATgtggaaagtaaaataaataaataaataaacgtagaatcttttaaaaaataggcTGAGTGAGTTGAATAtgttttaaagccattttataaaacatgtaGGTTTAATCACTGCCGATGATGACGACTATACCACGGacgaaaacaaaatacaaagaaTAATGTCGAAAAAGAGTGGCTTTTCCATCCCCAAGAGGTAATTTTGTTTCGCTGCATTTTCGTTACGTGCCACAGATTTGGagtaacattttgttttacgTTTTACGTTAAGTGGAACGACTGGAAACAGGGGGTGCGTTTCTTACACACGGTTCGGAACCAAAACAAGGGTACACATGAACCCGGAAACTTGTGCTTGGTGACTCATTGTTGTGTTAATAGGCTTATTTCACGTggccgccattttgaaattttcctaTGCGAAAACGAGGCTATGGTGGGAAGTGTTCTAGGAGCGGTGCCTACATGAAGCAGAAAAGCGATTTGAGTCGGTGATGCTACTATGGCATATTGTTGTGTACCACGCTGTAAGTCGTATCAAAGACGAGAATGTGATCAAGGCTTGTCTTTCCATCGATTTCCGAGTAACCCGGACACCCGTCGCCAGTGGATTGCCAAGATAAGGAGAGATGTTGGACCTTATTTTCAGGTAATGTAACGAGCTAGCTAAGCTAGCgtctaagttagctaacttatcGTTAGCTTACCCTGATAATAACCTCCAAAAGTTCGTAAGATGAATTTACACGTCAACACTCACCTTAACACATCTCTCATCTCAgatcacagacaacacaagagtgctccaaacacatttccaaGGACTGCATATTCAGATCGCTTACCGGTTTGGATAAACTGAAAAACGGGAGTGTGCCGTCTTTGTTTACATGGTGTCAGCCCAAAACCAGAAGGACAATTCAACGCTTCCAGAGGTAACTGTCATCTGACATTAGCCAAACCATTTCCGTATCAGcatgaaaaagataataaatgcatttagatcaaacctactagACTATGCTTAAAAAACGAACTTTCGTAAAGCTCTCTCAATTTGTGTCGACAGTGCTGTTGAAAGGATACAGCAACTGGATAGAGGGGTACATTACTGATATCGAAGGTAAGTTAACGATTTTGCCATCCGTAGGCTGTGCCGGCGTGCTAGCTAATCAGCAAACggtgtcataaaatttttcccgaccgtgaaaactgccttgtttacattttgaacatttgtggctagtgggtaaatctatcgcggTTTTCGTCGCAGCACTGTCCACACAAATTGAGAGAGATTTATGAAAGTTCGTTTTTTACGCATAGTctagtaggtttgatctaaatgcatttattatctttttcatgCTGATACGGAAATGGTTTGGCTAATGTCAGATGACAGTTACCTCTGGAAGCGTTGAATTGTCCTTCTGGTCTTGGGCTGACACCATGTAAACAAAGGCAGCACACTCCCGTTTTTCAGTTTGTCCAAACCGGTAAGCGATCTTAATATGCAGTCCTTGGAAAAGTGTTTGGAGCACActcttgtgttgtctgtgatcTGAGATGAGAGATGTGTTAAGGTGAGTGTTGACGTGTAATTCATCTTACGAACTTTTGGAGGTTATTATCAGGGTAAGCTAACgataagttagctaacttagacGCTAGCTTAGCTAGCTCGTTACATTACCTGAAAATAAGGTCCAACATCTCTCCTTATCTTGGCAATCCACTGGCGACGGGTGTCCGGATTACTCGGAAATCGATGGAAAGACAAGCCTTGATCACATTCTCGTCTTTGATACGACTTACAGCGTGGTACACAACAATATGCCATAGTAGCATCACCGACTCAAATCGCTTTTCTGCTTCATGTAGGCACCGCTCCTAGAACACTTCCCACCATAGCCTCGTTTTCGCAtaggaaaatttcaaaatggcggccACGTGAAATAAGCCTATTGAGAGTCAGTAGTACAAGCTGGCAAGATCTTACCGGTGCTGAACGCTGCTGCTAACAAGTCAGATCGCATGCTAGCTTATTCCTGCGGACTagaaaattatattgtt
Protein-coding sequences here:
- the gpx9 gene encoding glutathione peroxidase 9, whose protein sequence is MDMYGDLNFTVLGFPCNQFGLQAPEGNHETLNVLRCVRPGGGFIPNFPIFGKLEVNGQNEDPLFTYLKESLPYVNPLIGDIKKFYWSPINVNDIRWNFEKFLIHPDGIPFRRYELHTPITEVEKDIAELL
- the ndufb8 gene encoding NADH dehydrogenase [ubiquinone] 1 beta subcomplex subunit 8, mitochondrial, translated to MASLGVRRWARALTKGNRQSITALLAGARAASGISKDTLPGPYPKTPEERAAAAKKYNMTVEDYEPYPDEGMGFGDYPKLPARSQQERDPWYQWDHPDLRRNWGEPLHWDFDMFIRNRVDTSPSPVDWPTMCKHLFGFIGLMLFLFYLGEKFPSYQPVAPKQYPYNNLYLERGGDPEKQPEEVKHYEI